In Nitrospirota bacterium, a genomic segment contains:
- a CDS encoding response regulator transcription factor, whose product MLVLLIDDHPLYRQALMQVINDSFPLWKTQEASTGAQALDIVRREPVSLAVLDIMLPDQSGLDLLKRIKQLRPNLPCLMLSMHNEPRYAELSFHFGASGYLTKDTERDELCRSLRTILAGGRHVAASLTDRLETRGAMSRTAPSASLLSARELEVLTHFGQGLTVSQAATRMKLSIKTVSTYRARLLEKLQLKTTAALIRYAVDHHLAP is encoded by the coding sequence ATGCTAGTCCTCCTCATCGACGACCATCCGCTCTATCGCCAAGCTCTCATGCAGGTCATTAATGACTCCTTCCCCTTATGGAAAACTCAGGAGGCTTCGACCGGCGCACAAGCGCTGGACATCGTGCGCCGGGAGCCGGTTTCTTTGGCCGTACTCGATATCATGCTGCCGGATCAGAGCGGTCTCGATCTGCTGAAACGGATTAAGCAACTGCGACCAAACCTTCCCTGCCTGATGCTGAGCATGCACAACGAGCCGCGGTATGCCGAGCTGAGTTTTCATTTTGGCGCGTCCGGCTATCTCACGAAAGACACCGAACGCGACGAACTGTGCCGTTCGCTGCGTACGATCCTCGCCGGAGGGCGCCATGTCGCCGCCTCTTTGACGGACCGGCTGGAAACCCGCGGTGCCATGAGCCGCACGGCTCCCTCAGCCTCCCTCTTGTCAGCCCGCGAACTCGAAGTGCTGACGCACTTCGGACAGGGCTTGACGGTCTCTCAAGCCGCCACGCGGATGAAACTCAGCATCAAGACCGTCAGCACCTACCGCGCTCGTCTCCTTGAAAAACTTCAGCTGAAAACCACGGCGGCGCTTATTCGTTATGCCGTGGATCATCACCTTGCCCCCTAA
- a CDS encoding response regulator transcription factor: MGHKCKCLIVDDHPIFRKGIRNLLSQEAACTAIVEADCAATALAAIRREPWDLLILDVALPDKHGLEVLKEVKLLRPKLPVLMLSLYPEREFALRAFKAGASAYLTKDGPPSELLSAVKEVVAGRRYITGSLADQLMDFLDSGQPATPHAILSDREMEVLRLLGQGKRPSQIADEMALSVKTISTYRARLLEKLGLQSTAQLVRYAIEHRLTT; encoded by the coding sequence ATGGGACACAAGTGTAAATGTTTGATCGTCGACGATCACCCGATTTTCCGCAAAGGAATTCGGAACCTGCTTAGCCAAGAAGCGGCCTGCACGGCCATCGTCGAAGCGGACTGCGCGGCCACGGCGCTGGCTGCCATCCGACGGGAACCCTGGGATCTACTCATTCTCGATGTGGCACTTCCGGATAAACACGGTCTAGAGGTGTTGAAAGAAGTCAAGCTCTTGCGCCCAAAGCTGCCGGTGTTGATGCTCAGCTTGTATCCTGAGCGGGAGTTTGCGCTGCGCGCTTTCAAGGCCGGGGCTTCAGCATACCTCACCAAGGACGGGCCTCCATCCGAACTGCTGTCGGCAGTCAAAGAAGTGGTCGCCGGCCGGCGATATATCACCGGCTCGCTGGCCGACCAGCTTATGGACTTTCTCGACAGCGGACAGCCTGCTACACCTCATGCCATCCTCTCCGATCGGGAAATGGAAGTCTTGCGGCTCCTCGGCCAGGGCAAGCGGCCATCGCAGATTGCCGACGAAATGGCGCTAAGCGTCAAGACGATCAGCACCTATCGCGCCAGGCTGCTGGAGAAACTTGGCTTACAATCCACGGCCCAACTAGTGCGCTACGCCATCGAACATCGCCTCACAACCTAG
- a CDS encoding PAS domain S-box protein, with protein sequence MTAPLPPSLREAERLSALYQYEVLDTPPEKALDDLVQLASYICHTPIAVISLVDSNRQWFKSKIGLTATETSRYIAFCAHTILSPDVLIVPDAMADERFATNPLVTGDPHIRFYCGAPLVTSEGYRIGTLSVIDHVPRTLTKEQQEALQVLSRQVIEHLILNRSLKELSHTHSNLSHAHETLRQSEEKFRKLSESSPSAIFIYRSDQILYANAAAALISGYSVEELLAMDMWKMVHPDFLPLLKARALATQGGATTPARYEFKIIQKDGQERWLDFTATTIDYGDQPARLATGYDITERKRSEESLRIQSRTLELIAVGAPLHDTLDTLVRSIETQSDGMLASILLLDADGVHMRCGAAPSLPENFTRAIDGQPIGPCAGSCGTALFRREAVIVEDIAIDPLWENYRDLALSYGLRACWSTPIFNTQRRLLGTFALYFRTPGRPATRQLGVVEMATHTAAIAIEREQAVEALLERETHLRLFIEHSPVALAMFDRDMRYLTVSRRWMTDYKLGDGPLTGRSHYEVFPDVPQRWKDIHRRCLAGATERCEEDIFVRDDGRTNWLRWAIIPWRTARGDIGGIVIFTEDITERKQAEEGAARWKEVFERAQFGLAYGGIEDGTFLAVNDAFARERGYRVDELIGQPILSIYAPDVHDAMKARFPEIDRCGHLVFESVHRRKDGTTFPVLMEVTVIKDSRGNPISRVAYALDITDRNRTYEALQEAYRRLQALSREVQIAQEQERRRLSRELHDEFGQLLSVLKFDLDDIAGSLLKIRSPMASRVRKKAQTATSTVDRLFSSLRGMVAALRPAVLEELGLFTAIQALANEAQERSGLRCRIVADTEDFGTSLGPEIQGTLYRIAQELLTNIVRHAKATTATITLGCSDGWASLEAQDDGQGMKFGSRPLKHRFGLRGIQERAELLGGTFEIRSERGQGTTVTVRIPVAPVLQENGSLRSPRLPMPVERKKRLRHGTQV encoded by the coding sequence ATGACTGCTCCTCTTCCTCCTTCGCTTCGTGAAGCCGAACGACTCTCCGCACTCTATCAGTATGAGGTCCTCGACACTCCCCCCGAAAAGGCACTGGACGACCTCGTTCAGCTGGCCTCCTACATTTGTCATACCCCGATTGCGGTAATCAGCCTCGTTGATTCAAATCGCCAATGGTTTAAATCGAAAATCGGCCTGACTGCGACGGAAACCAGCCGATACATCGCTTTTTGCGCCCATACGATCCTCAGCCCGGATGTCCTGATCGTGCCGGATGCGATGGCAGACGAGCGGTTTGCAACCAATCCGCTGGTGACCGGTGATCCTCATATCCGGTTTTACTGTGGCGCCCCACTGGTCACCTCGGAGGGATATAGGATCGGCACGCTCAGCGTCATCGACCATGTGCCGCGTACCCTGACCAAGGAGCAACAAGAAGCGCTGCAGGTGCTCAGCCGGCAGGTCATCGAGCATCTGATACTGAACCGGAGCCTAAAGGAATTGTCGCACACCCACAGCAATCTCAGCCACGCGCATGAGACACTCCGGCAAAGCGAGGAAAAGTTTAGAAAGTTGAGCGAGTCCTCCCCTTCCGCGATTTTCATTTACCGGAGCGACCAGATTCTCTATGCGAACGCAGCCGCGGCCCTCATCTCCGGCTATTCGGTCGAGGAATTGCTCGCGATGGATATGTGGAAGATGGTGCACCCCGATTTTCTGCCCCTCTTGAAGGCCCGTGCGCTGGCCACACAGGGAGGCGCAACGACGCCAGCCCGTTATGAATTTAAAATCATCCAGAAGGACGGCCAAGAGCGCTGGCTGGACTTCACCGCGACGACCATCGACTACGGTGACCAGCCGGCCCGTTTAGCCACCGGCTACGACATCACCGAGCGAAAACGAAGTGAGGAGTCGCTGAGAATCCAGAGCCGCACGCTCGAATTAATAGCCGTTGGCGCTCCGCTCCACGACACTCTCGATACGCTGGTCCGTTCCATCGAAACACAGTCGGACGGCATGCTCGCCTCTATCCTGTTGCTCGATGCCGATGGCGTCCATATGCGGTGCGGCGCGGCGCCGAGCTTACCGGAAAATTTCACACGGGCCATTGACGGTCAACCCATTGGCCCATGCGCCGGCTCGTGTGGCACAGCGTTATTCCGGCGTGAGGCGGTCATTGTCGAAGATATCGCCATCGATCCGCTGTGGGAGAATTACCGTGACCTTGCATTGTCATACGGCCTGCGCGCCTGCTGGTCCACACCCATTTTCAACACGCAACGGCGCTTACTCGGCACCTTCGCCCTCTACTTCCGTACGCCCGGACGGCCCGCTACGCGCCAATTAGGAGTGGTTGAAATGGCCACCCATACCGCTGCGATCGCGATCGAACGCGAACAGGCGGTTGAGGCGCTGCTTGAACGAGAAACACACTTGCGGCTCTTCATTGAACACAGCCCGGTTGCGTTGGCCATGTTCGATCGCGACATGCGGTATCTGACCGTCAGCCGGCGCTGGATGACCGATTATAAACTGGGCGATGGGCCACTCACCGGACGGAGCCATTACGAGGTCTTCCCGGATGTCCCTCAACGCTGGAAGGACATTCACCGACGGTGTTTGGCTGGCGCGACCGAGAGGTGCGAGGAGGATATCTTTGTCCGTGACGATGGTCGTACGAACTGGCTCCGGTGGGCAATCATCCCCTGGCGAACAGCCCGAGGCGACATCGGCGGTATTGTGATTTTCACGGAAGACATCACCGAGCGCAAGCAGGCCGAAGAAGGCGCTGCTCGCTGGAAGGAGGTCTTCGAACGGGCCCAGTTCGGATTGGCTTACGGGGGTATTGAAGATGGCACGTTTCTGGCTGTGAATGATGCCTTCGCCCGGGAGCGGGGGTACCGTGTCGACGAATTGATCGGCCAACCTATTCTCTCCATCTATGCCCCCGACGTGCACGATGCGATGAAGGCGCGCTTCCCGGAAATAGACCGCTGCGGACATCTCGTCTTCGAATCCGTCCACCGGCGGAAAGACGGGACGACCTTCCCAGTGCTGATGGAAGTCACAGTTATCAAGGATTCGCGGGGTAATCCCATCTCCCGCGTGGCCTATGCTCTGGACATTACGGACCGGAATCGAACCTACGAGGCGTTACAAGAAGCCTATCGCCGCCTTCAGGCCTTAAGCCGGGAGGTACAGATTGCGCAGGAACAGGAGCGCAGACGGCTTTCACGGGAGCTGCACGATGAGTTTGGGCAGCTGCTGAGCGTACTCAAGTTCGATCTCGACGACATCGCCGGTTCGCTTCTGAAGATTCGCAGCCCGATGGCGAGCAGGGTCCGCAAGAAAGCGCAGACGGCCACGAGCACCGTGGATCGCCTGTTCTCATCGCTGAGGGGAATGGTCGCGGCCTTGCGGCCGGCGGTACTGGAGGAGTTGGGACTCTTCACCGCCATACAGGCTCTCGCGAACGAGGCGCAGGAACGATCTGGGCTCCGGTGTCGGATCGTGGCTGATACCGAGGATTTTGGGACATCGTTGGGACCTGAAATCCAGGGCACTCTCTATCGCATCGCACAGGAATTGTTGACGAACATCGTTCGCCACGCCAAAGCGACGACCGCCACGATCACGCTCGGTTGTTCTGACGGATGGGCCTCTCTGGAGGCGCAAGACGACGGACAGGGCATGAAGTTCGGTTCGCGGCCGCTCAAGCACCGGTTCGGGCTCCGAGGGATCCAGGAGCGGGCCGAGCTGCTTGGAGGAACCTTTGAGATCCGATCGGAAAGGGGCCAGGGGACCACTGTAACCGTCCGTATCCCCGTCGCGCCTGTCTTGCAGGAAAACGGTTCCTTGCGATCCCCTCGGCTCCCTATGCCGGTCGAAAGAAAGAAGCGGCTGAGACATGGGACACAAGTGTAA
- a CDS encoding ATP-binding protein: protein MAEDFEKLGVFYLGRPYDLATKQSKPGWLLYDSKDLVTHAVCVGMTGSGKTGLCLSLLEEAAIDNIPAIIIDPKGDLGNLMLTFPSLKGEDFQPWINEDDARKKGLSPSDYATSQAELWAKGLGSWQQDGARIQRLRDAAEVAIYTPGSNAGLPVSILKSFAAPAVDVREDGELFRERISTTVTSLLGLLGIDADPIQSREHILLSTILNHTWMKEQDLDLAALIHAIQSPPVSKIGVMDVDSFFPSKDRFALAMRLNNLLAAPGFQSWLEGEALDIQQLLYTSAGKPRLAIFSIAHLNDAERMFFVTLLLSQMVGWMRAQSGTTSLRALLYMDEIFGYFPPVANPPSKLPLMTLLKQARAFGLGVVLATQNPVDLDYKGLSNTGTWFIGRLQTERDKARVLEGLEGASSSAGKRFDRGRMEQTLAGLGARIFLMNNVHEDEPIVFETRWCLSYLRGPLTRTQIKMLMDPVRRETSGVKREASGVISSAPTASHLTPHASRPILPPDVPQHFVPLRSSKADGSELVYLPLLLGSAQVRFSDTKSGIDTMQDVTALAPLTDGAVAVDWDHAIVSDLAVADLEQAPESSARFVPLPAAAGKAKSYTDWHKEFGGWLFRTQKVELLKSPSTKEVSKPGEPERDFRVRLQQSGREQRDKGAESLRQKYATKIATLQDRIRRAEQMKKRQQNESRSSQVQAAISVGASILGAFLGRKTISAVNIGRATTAVRSAGRVMKESKDVGQAEENVAALQQQLADLEAQFKSESEALAAATDPLNERLDSIAIKPTKANIAVKLVALAWTPHWRDSSGATSPAWL from the coding sequence ATGGCTGAAGATTTCGAAAAACTCGGCGTTTTCTACCTCGGACGCCCATACGATCTGGCTACCAAGCAATCCAAGCCGGGCTGGCTTCTCTACGATTCGAAGGATTTGGTCACCCATGCGGTCTGCGTCGGCATGACCGGCAGCGGGAAGACTGGTCTATGCCTCTCACTTCTCGAGGAGGCGGCAATCGATAACATTCCCGCCATCATTATCGATCCCAAGGGCGACCTCGGAAACTTAATGCTCACCTTTCCGAGCCTGAAGGGCGAGGACTTTCAACCCTGGATCAATGAGGACGATGCTCGCAAGAAGGGATTGTCGCCAAGCGATTATGCGACGTCGCAGGCTGAACTGTGGGCCAAGGGATTAGGAAGCTGGCAGCAGGACGGCGCGCGGATTCAGCGGTTGCGTGACGCAGCCGAGGTCGCCATTTATACGCCGGGCAGCAATGCAGGTTTGCCCGTTTCCATCTTGAAATCGTTTGCCGCGCCGGCCGTCGATGTTCGCGAGGACGGTGAGCTGTTCCGTGAGCGCATCAGCACCACGGTGACCAGCCTGCTCGGCCTGCTCGGCATTGACGCAGATCCGATTCAAAGCCGCGAGCATATCCTGCTCTCGACGATTCTCAATCACACGTGGATGAAAGAGCAAGATCTCGACCTCGCGGCGCTCATTCACGCGATCCAGTCGCCGCCAGTTTCCAAGATCGGTGTCATGGATGTGGACTCGTTCTTCCCATCGAAAGACCGGTTTGCATTGGCGATGAGATTAAACAATCTGCTTGCGGCGCCCGGATTCCAGTCTTGGCTTGAAGGCGAAGCGTTGGACATCCAACAACTGCTCTATACCTCAGCCGGGAAACCTCGCCTGGCGATCTTTTCAATCGCGCATCTGAACGATGCCGAACGTATGTTCTTCGTGACATTGCTGTTGAGCCAGATGGTCGGCTGGATGAGGGCACAATCAGGGACGACAAGCCTGCGGGCCCTCCTCTACATGGACGAGATTTTTGGCTACTTCCCTCCGGTCGCCAACCCGCCGTCCAAGTTGCCGCTCATGACACTCCTCAAACAGGCCCGTGCCTTTGGACTCGGTGTCGTACTGGCCACACAGAATCCGGTCGATCTTGATTATAAAGGGCTCTCCAATACCGGCACCTGGTTCATCGGTCGACTGCAAACGGAACGCGACAAGGCGCGGGTGCTCGAAGGGTTGGAAGGAGCCTCGTCCAGTGCCGGAAAGAGGTTCGACAGGGGTCGGATGGAACAGACTCTGGCGGGCCTTGGCGCCAGAATTTTCTTGATGAACAACGTGCATGAAGACGAGCCGATCGTGTTCGAAACCCGCTGGTGCCTGTCCTATCTTCGCGGACCCCTTACGAGAACGCAGATCAAAATGCTCATGGATCCAGTGAGACGTGAAACGTCAGGCGTGAAACGTGAAGCGTCAGGAGTAATATCTTCGGCTCCTACCGCCTCACACCTCACGCCTCACGCCTCACGTCCGATATTGCCCCCCGACGTCCCGCAGCACTTTGTGCCTCTTCGAAGTTCCAAGGCTGACGGCAGCGAGTTGGTCTATTTGCCGCTGCTGTTGGGATCCGCTCAGGTCCGATTCTCTGATACGAAGAGTGGCATCGATACGATGCAGGACGTAACGGCGCTCGCGCCCCTGACCGACGGTGCGGTGGCCGTTGATTGGGACCACGCAATCGTTTCGGATCTCGCCGTGGCAGATCTCGAGCAGGCTCCTGAGAGCAGCGCCCGGTTTGTTCCGCTTCCCGCCGCCGCCGGTAAGGCTAAGAGTTATACCGATTGGCATAAGGAGTTCGGCGGCTGGCTCTTTCGCACACAAAAAGTGGAGTTACTGAAGAGCCCGAGTACGAAAGAGGTTTCCAAGCCAGGAGAACCGGAACGGGACTTCCGTGTGAGGCTCCAACAATCCGGCCGTGAGCAGCGGGACAAGGGAGCGGAGTCGCTCCGCCAGAAGTATGCGACGAAGATTGCGACGCTCCAAGACAGGATCAGGCGGGCCGAGCAGATGAAGAAAAGACAACAGAATGAATCGCGCTCCAGCCAAGTGCAGGCGGCCATTTCAGTCGGCGCGTCGATCCTCGGCGCCTTTCTGGGACGGAAGACCATCAGCGCCGTCAATATCGGTCGGGCTACTACCGCAGTTCGTAGCGCGGGGCGAGTCATGAAGGAATCGAAGGATGTCGGCCAGGCCGAAGAGAACGTCGCAGCGCTTCAGCAGCAGCTGGCGGACCTCGAAGCCCAGTTCAAATCTGAAAGCGAGGCGTTGGCGGCAGCCACCGACCCTTTGAACGAACGGCTCGACTCGATCGCCATCAAGCCGACCAAAGCCAACATTGCCGTCAAACTCGTTGCCCTCGCCTGGACGCCACACTGGCGGGATTCAAGCGGAGCGACCAGTCCTGCCTGGTTATAG
- a CDS encoding DMT family protein gives MQSSLTRGIAFIEYCFQVPANRIGHYQFTAAQLKTIQEVITLVVFCVFSVVYLKEELKWNYIAGFAMMIGAVFVIFKEW, from the coding sequence TTGCAAAGCTCGTTGACCAGGGGGATTGCCTTCATCGAGTATTGTTTCCAAGTACCGGCAAACCGCATCGGACACTACCAGTTTACCGCTGCGCAATTGAAAACCATCCAGGAAGTGATTACCCTTGTCGTGTTTTGTGTCTTTTCGGTGGTCTATCTGAAGGAAGAACTGAAATGGAATTATATCGCCGGCTTTGCCATGATGATCGGCGCCGTGTTTGTCATCTTTAAGGAATGGTGA
- a CDS encoding helix-turn-helix domain-containing protein, producing the protein MSNRRSRDIGTEILEGIRQLKRGKVGRIINCPPVAETRARVGLSQADFARLLGVSVRTLQEWEQDRRVPSGPARMLLAIAHKNPRALLEAV; encoded by the coding sequence ATGAGTAACAGGCGTTCCCGTGACATTGGGACGGAGATCCTGGAAGGTATCCGTCAGCTCAAGCGAGGAAAGGTCGGTCGCATCATCAATTGCCCCCCTGTGGCTGAGACTCGGGCTCGGGTGGGTCTCTCCCAGGCCGACTTTGCAAGATTACTCGGAGTGTCCGTTCGCACTCTGCAGGAATGGGAGCAGGATCGACGCGTCCCATCTGGACCTGCCCGGATGCTGTTGGCCATCGCGCATAAAAATCCTCGTGCCCTATTAGAGGCGGTGTAG
- a CDS encoding transcriptional regulator, giving the protein MLTIVETPLFTKLVTQYLSDEEYAKLQATLRDDPEAGDVIPGSGGVRKLRWAMSGRGKRGGLRVIYYLRLKQGLIWMLTLYPKNVAETIPSHILRKIRKEIEDE; this is encoded by the coding sequence GTGCTTACCATTGTCGAGACACCACTCTTCACGAAGCTTGTCACGCAGTACTTGTCAGACGAAGAGTATGCGAAGTTGCAAGCGACTCTTCGAGATGATCCAGAGGCGGGCGATGTGATTCCGGGATCAGGGGGAGTCCGGAAGCTCAGGTGGGCGATGTCAGGTCGTGGCAAGCGGGGAGGACTTCGCGTCATCTACTACCTGCGTCTTAAGCAAGGCCTGATTTGGATGCTGACGCTGTATCCTAAGAACGTAGCTGAAACGATTCCCAGCCACATCCTCCGCAAGATTCGAAAGGAGATCGAAGATGAGTAA
- a CDS encoding cation acetate symporter — protein MIGWPGKYPNIARCGLTVAALCTVAASAYAAGSDVGQTQKQAINWTAICMFGVFVLLTLFITKWAAARTKSAAVFYTAGGGITGFQNGLAIAGDFMSAASFLGISAAVMASGYDGLIYSIGFLVGWPVITFLMAERLRNLGKFTFADVAAFRFKQVPIRIFAASGTLVVVSFYLIAQMVGAGQLIKLLFGLEYWMAVVIVGGLMMVYVLFGGMTATTWVQIIKACMLLGGATFMAFMVLLNFGFSLEALFANAVGVKAGLATAAGQTSAEAAAVGQSIMGPGNFVKDPISAISFGMALMFGTAGLPHILMRFFTVPNAKEARKSVMWATGWIGYFYLLTFIIGFGAITFVLTNPEFLDATGALKGGSNMAAVHLANAVSGNVFLGFISAVAFATILAVVAGLTLSGASAVSHDLYATAIKGGKADGASELRVSRMTTVALGILAVFLGILFEKQNIAFMVSLAFAIAASANFPVLFMLVLWKDCTTRGAVIGGFLGLISSLLLTILSPSVWEATLGYPKGSALFPYTSPALFSMTIGVVGIWLCSILDRSSQAAKDRGGFLAQQVRSETGIGASTASGH, from the coding sequence ATGATCGGCTGGCCTGGCAAGTATCCGAACATAGCGCGTTGCGGCCTGACCGTGGCTGCGCTGTGTACTGTTGCTGCGTCGGCATATGCCGCCGGCTCGGATGTCGGCCAGACACAGAAGCAGGCGATCAATTGGACGGCAATCTGCATGTTCGGTGTGTTTGTATTGCTTACACTGTTCATCACGAAATGGGCAGCGGCCCGGACCAAGTCGGCGGCTGTTTTTTATACAGCGGGTGGGGGCATTACGGGTTTCCAGAACGGCCTAGCGATTGCCGGTGACTTCATGTCTGCGGCATCGTTCCTGGGCATTTCGGCAGCGGTGATGGCCAGTGGGTACGACGGCTTGATCTACTCGATCGGCTTTTTGGTCGGCTGGCCGGTGATCACGTTCCTGATGGCCGAGCGCTTGCGCAACCTCGGCAAGTTCACCTTCGCCGATGTCGCCGCCTTCCGGTTCAAGCAGGTGCCGATCCGCATCTTCGCGGCCTCCGGCACGCTGGTGGTGGTGTCTTTCTACCTGATCGCGCAAATGGTCGGCGCCGGCCAGTTGATCAAGCTCCTGTTCGGCCTCGAATACTGGATGGCGGTTGTCATCGTCGGCGGGCTGATGATGGTCTACGTGTTATTCGGCGGCATGACGGCAACCACCTGGGTGCAGATCATCAAGGCCTGCATGCTGCTGGGCGGCGCAACTTTCATGGCCTTCATGGTGCTGCTGAATTTCGGCTTCAGCCTGGAGGCGCTGTTTGCCAATGCGGTCGGGGTCAAAGCCGGCCTGGCCACAGCCGCGGGCCAGACGTCGGCGGAAGCGGCGGCGGTTGGTCAGTCGATCATGGGACCAGGCAACTTCGTCAAGGACCCGATCTCGGCGATCTCCTTCGGCATGGCGCTGATGTTCGGTACGGCCGGCCTGCCGCACATCCTGATGCGCTTTTTCACGGTGCCGAACGCCAAGGAAGCGCGCAAGTCGGTGATGTGGGCAACCGGATGGATCGGCTATTTCTACCTGCTGACCTTTATCATCGGTTTCGGCGCGATCACCTTCGTGCTGACCAACCCGGAGTTCCTCGATGCCACAGGTGCGCTCAAGGGCGGCAGCAACATGGCGGCGGTGCATCTGGCCAACGCGGTGAGTGGTAATGTGTTTCTCGGCTTCATCTCGGCCGTGGCATTCGCAACCATCCTGGCGGTCGTTGCCGGTCTCACGCTATCCGGTGCGTCAGCCGTGTCGCACGACCTGTACGCGACGGCTATCAAAGGCGGCAAGGCCGACGGCGCGTCCGAGTTGCGGGTGTCGCGCATGACCACGGTGGCGCTGGGAATCCTGGCGGTGTTCCTGGGGATCCTGTTTGAGAAGCAGAACATTGCGTTCATGGTGTCCCTGGCCTTCGCGATCGCGGCATCGGCCAACTTCCCGGTGTTATTCATGTTGGTCTTGTGGAAAGATTGCACGACCCGCGGCGCTGTCATCGGCGGTTTTCTCGGGCTGATTTCATCGCTGCTGCTCACGATCCTGTCCCCGTCGGTGTGGGAAGCCACCCTGGGCTATCCAAAAGGCAGCGCGTTGTTCCCCTACACCTCGCCGGCGCTGTTCTCGATGACGATCGGTGTCGTGGGCATCTGGTTGTGCTCGATCCTTGACCGAAGCAGCCAGGCCGCAAAGGACCGCGGCGGCTTTCTGGCCCAGCAAGTACGCTCGGAGACCGGCATCGGCGCCTCGACCGCCTCCGGGCACTGA
- a CDS encoding DUF485 domain-containing protein, with protein MDSELITRIANNPNYQALKAKRTSFGWWLTLVMMIAYYGFILLVAFNKSFLSQRLGDGVMTVGIPIGFGVIVFTIVITAYYVNRANREFDALSDAIAKELRK; from the coding sequence ATGGATTCTGAGTTGATCACGCGCATTGCGAACAATCCGAACTATCAGGCGCTGAAAGCCAAGCGAACCAGCTTCGGTTGGTGGCTGACCCTGGTGATGATGATCGCCTACTACGGCTTCATTCTGCTGGTGGCGTTCAACAAGAGCTTTCTGTCACAGAGACTTGGCGACGGCGTGATGACCGTGGGCATTCCGATCGGCTTTGGCGTCATTGTATTCACGATCGTGATCACCGCCTACTACGTGAATCGGGCCAACCGCGAGTTCGATGCGTTATCCGACGCCATCGCCAAAGAGTTGCGGAAATGA